A stretch of the Myxococcus guangdongensis genome encodes the following:
- a CDS encoding HAMP domain-containing protein yields MQTLLSALRAVQGGDFSVRLPDFSTVPVMDDISRAFNAVVNLNSAMTHEMVRVARVVGREGRMGERVSLGDGRGDWATSINSINALIGDLVQPTTEVARVLVAVAEGDLTQKMALEIDGQPVKGEFLRIGTTVNAMLDQLNSFAAEVTRVAREVGSDGKLGGQAEVKGVSGVWKDLTDNVNLMANNLTAQVRNIAEVSTAVANGDLSKKITVDARGEVLELKSTINTMVDQLNGFASEVTRVAREVGTEGKLGGQAAVPGVSGTWKDLTDNVNFMASNLTTQVRGIVKVVTAVANGDLTQKLMVPSQGEIAALGSTLNNMTDTLNVFAQQVTSVARTVGVEGKLGAQAQVPGAAGTWKDLTDNVNLMANNLTAQVRNIADVTTAVAKGDLSKKITVDVKGEVMELKDTINTMVDQLRAFASEVTRVAREVGTDGKLGGQADVKGVAGVWKDLTDNVNSMASNLTTQVRNIALVTTSVANGDLSKKITVDARGEILELKNTINTMVDQLNSFASEVTRVAREVGTHGKLGGQAEVKGVSGTWKDLTDNVNVMAVNLTTQVRGIAKVVTAVANGDLTQRLKMEAKGEVAELADTINAMTQTLSIFAQQVTDVARTVGVEGKLGAQAVVPGVAGTWKDLTNNVNLLANNLTDQVRNIAEVTTAVANGDLSKKITVDAKGEVLELKSTINTMVDQLRGFASEVTRVAKEVGTEGKLGGQAEVRGVSGVWKDLTDNVNFMASNLTSQVRGIVRVVTAVANGDLTQKLMMDAKGEIAALADTINAMTQTLSIFAQQVTDVARTVGVEGKLGAQAEVPGVAGTWKDLTNNVNLLANNLTAQVRNIAEVTTAVANGDLSKKITVDAKGEVLELKSTINTMVDQLRAFAAEVTRVAKEVGTEGKLGGQADVKGVSGVWKDLTDNVNVLAGNLTDQVRNIAKVTTAVANGDLSQKITVSVKGEVLELKNTINTMVDQLRGFASEVTRVAKEVGTEGKLGGQAAVPGVAGVWKELTDNVNVLAGNLTDQVRNIAKVTTAVANGDLSQKISVEARGEILELKSTINTMVDQLRAFAAEVTRVAKEVGTDGKLGGQAAVPGVAGTWKDLTDNVNSMASNLTAQVRNIALVTTAVANGDLSKKITVDAKGEILELKDTINIMVDQLNSFASEVTRVAREVGTEGKLGGQAEVRGVSGVWKDLTDNVNFMARNLTTQVRGIVKVVTAVANGDLKQKLVVEAKGEVAALAETINNMTDTLGTFAEQVSTVAREVGVEGKLGGQARVPGVAGTWKDLTDNVNFMASNLTTQVRGIVRVVTAVANGDLTQKLIVDAKGEVAALADTINNMTDTLGTFAEQVSTVAREVGIEGKLGGQARVPGARGTWRQLTDNVNQLAGTLTSQLRAISDVATAVTKGDLTRSITVVAEGEVAALKDNINQMIVNLRETTQKNQEQDWLKTNLAKFSGMMQGQKSLDAVSRLIMSELTPLVSAHHGAFFLMDTDSGTPVLKLTSTYAYRERKHIANRFRLGEGLVGQCALERKTILLTHVPPDYITISSGLGESAPLNIIVLPVLFEGEVKAVIELASFHTFSAIHQIFLDQLTESIGVVLNMIMANMRTEQLLQQSQGLTQELQSQSRELTQQQDALKRSNSELEDKAKLLEEQNRRVEEKNNEVERARVSLEEKAEQLTVISKYKSEFLANMSHELRTPLNSLLILAKLLSDNKDGNLSTKQVEYANTIYASGGDLLSLINEILDLSKVEAGKMQVEPRDIVLTELNQFIDRGFRPVAEQKNLAFTVEVAQGTPRAIRTDPQRLQQVLKNLLSNAFKFTDEGSVKLTVRLAEPGARLEHEVLRRSRYVIAFAVTDTGIGIAKDKQRLIFEAFQQADGSTARKYGGTGLGLSISREIAKLLGGEIHVTSEPRKGSTFTLYLPPEYVGPEDDGLPVLPQVPAPLEPMPARGGFVPQESAPPPPAPVPPSAAESAHVLDAALPPPVDSLLPPLAVEDDRDHIREGDRVLLIIEDDLKFARIMVQLAREKGFKALVATRGDTGLSMANEFQPHAVTLDIQLPVVDGWSVLDRLKRNPRTRHIPVHIISVMDKHLGNAQGAFGYLTKPVSKEGLERVFNQLARFLERKERKLLLVEDDDVQRSSLVSLLAEGGDVVVTAVATGQEVLQKLEEGEFDCLVIDLLLPDMDGIKLVEEVKTQQRFRDLPIVIYTGKELTPKDEARLRRYTGSVILKSGTKSPEQLLSDTALFLHRLDQNLPPRARAALAQRNEEESELVGKKVLVVDDDMRNIFALTSVLENHGMQVVFAENGRAAIETLEQHRDVDVVLMDVMMPEMDGYETMRAIRKDLKYASLPIIAVTAKALKDDREKCMAAGASDYLPKPVDTDKLLELIRLWVSA; encoded by the coding sequence ATGCAGACGCTGCTCTCCGCGCTGCGGGCCGTGCAGGGCGGCGACTTCTCCGTGCGCCTGCCGGACTTCTCCACCGTGCCGGTGATGGATGACATCTCTCGCGCCTTCAACGCGGTGGTGAACCTCAACTCCGCGATGACGCACGAGATGGTGCGCGTGGCGCGAGTCGTCGGCCGCGAGGGCCGCATGGGCGAGCGCGTGTCCTTGGGCGACGGGCGCGGCGACTGGGCCACGAGCATCAACTCCATCAACGCGCTCATCGGCGACCTGGTGCAGCCGACCACGGAAGTCGCGCGCGTGCTGGTGGCCGTGGCCGAAGGCGACCTCACCCAGAAGATGGCCCTCGAAATCGACGGCCAGCCGGTGAAGGGCGAGTTCCTGCGCATCGGCACCACCGTGAACGCGATGCTCGACCAGCTCAACTCGTTCGCCGCCGAGGTGACGCGCGTCGCGCGCGAGGTCGGCAGCGACGGCAAGCTGGGCGGTCAGGCCGAGGTGAAGGGCGTCTCCGGCGTCTGGAAGGACCTCACCGACAACGTGAACCTGATGGCCAACAACCTCACGGCCCAGGTGCGAAACATCGCCGAGGTGTCCACCGCCGTCGCCAACGGCGACCTGTCCAAGAAGATCACCGTCGACGCGCGCGGCGAGGTGCTCGAGCTCAAGAGCACCATCAACACGATGGTGGACCAGCTCAACGGCTTCGCCTCGGAAGTGACGCGCGTGGCGCGCGAGGTGGGCACCGAAGGAAAGCTGGGCGGTCAGGCCGCGGTGCCCGGGGTCTCCGGCACGTGGAAGGACCTCACCGACAACGTGAACTTCATGGCGTCCAACCTCACGACGCAGGTGCGCGGCATCGTGAAGGTCGTGACGGCGGTCGCCAACGGGGACCTCACCCAGAAGCTGATGGTGCCGTCGCAGGGTGAAATCGCCGCGTTGGGCTCCACGCTCAACAACATGACGGACACGCTCAACGTCTTCGCGCAGCAGGTGACGAGCGTCGCGCGCACGGTGGGCGTCGAGGGCAAGCTGGGCGCCCAGGCGCAGGTGCCCGGCGCCGCCGGCACGTGGAAGGACCTCACCGACAACGTGAACCTGATGGCCAACAACCTCACGGCCCAGGTGCGCAACATCGCCGACGTGACGACGGCCGTCGCCAAGGGTGACCTCTCCAAGAAGATCACCGTGGACGTGAAGGGCGAGGTGATGGAGCTCAAGGACACCATCAACACGATGGTGGACCAACTGCGCGCCTTCGCCTCCGAGGTGACGCGCGTGGCGCGCGAGGTGGGCACCGACGGCAAGCTGGGCGGTCAGGCCGACGTGAAGGGCGTTGCCGGCGTGTGGAAGGACCTCACCGACAACGTGAACTCGATGGCCTCCAACCTCACCACCCAGGTGCGCAACATCGCCCTGGTGACGACGTCGGTGGCCAACGGAGACCTGTCCAAGAAGATCACCGTCGACGCGCGCGGCGAGATTCTCGAGCTCAAGAACACCATCAACACGATGGTGGACCAGCTCAACTCGTTCGCCTCGGAGGTGACGCGCGTGGCGCGCGAGGTCGGCACGCACGGCAAGCTGGGCGGTCAGGCCGAGGTGAAGGGCGTCTCCGGCACGTGGAAGGACCTCACCGACAACGTGAACGTGATGGCCGTCAACCTCACCACCCAGGTGCGCGGCATCGCCAAGGTCGTGACGGCGGTCGCCAATGGTGACCTCACGCAGCGCCTGAAGATGGAGGCCAAGGGCGAGGTCGCCGAGCTGGCCGACACCATCAACGCGATGACCCAGACGCTGTCCATCTTCGCGCAGCAGGTGACGGACGTCGCGCGCACGGTGGGCGTGGAAGGCAAGCTGGGTGCCCAGGCGGTGGTGCCGGGCGTCGCGGGCACGTGGAAGGACCTCACCAACAACGTGAACCTGCTCGCGAACAACCTCACCGACCAGGTCCGCAACATCGCCGAAGTCACCACGGCCGTCGCCAATGGTGACCTGTCGAAGAAGATCACCGTCGACGCGAAGGGCGAGGTGCTGGAGCTCAAGAGCACCATCAACACGATGGTGGACCAGCTCCGAGGCTTCGCCTCCGAGGTGACCCGCGTCGCCAAGGAAGTCGGCACCGAGGGGAAGCTGGGCGGTCAGGCGGAAGTGCGCGGCGTGTCCGGCGTGTGGAAGGACCTCACGGACAACGTGAACTTCATGGCGTCCAACCTCACCAGCCAGGTGCGCGGCATCGTCCGCGTGGTGACGGCGGTCGCCAACGGTGACCTCACCCAGAAGCTGATGATGGACGCGAAGGGCGAAATCGCCGCGCTCGCGGACACCATCAACGCGATGACCCAGACGCTGTCCATCTTCGCGCAGCAGGTGACGGACGTCGCGCGCACGGTGGGCGTGGAAGGCAAGCTGGGCGCCCAGGCCGAGGTGCCGGGCGTCGCGGGCACGTGGAAGGACCTCACCAACAACGTGAACCTGCTGGCCAACAACCTCACGGCCCAGGTGCGAAACATCGCGGAGGTCACCACGGCCGTCGCCAATGGTGACCTGTCGAAGAAGATCACCGTCGACGCGAAGGGCGAGGTGCTGGAGCTCAAGAGCACCATCAACACGATGGTGGACCAGCTCCGCGCGTTCGCCGCCGAGGTGACTCGCGTCGCCAAGGAAGTCGGCACCGAAGGAAAGCTGGGCGGACAGGCCGACGTGAAGGGCGTGTCCGGCGTGTGGAAGGACCTCACCGACAACGTGAACGTCCTCGCCGGCAACCTCACCGACCAGGTGCGAAACATCGCCAAGGTGACGACGGCCGTCGCGAATGGAGACCTGTCACAGAAGATCACCGTCTCCGTGAAGGGCGAGGTGCTGGAGCTCAAGAACACCATCAACACGATGGTGGACCAGCTCCGAGGCTTCGCGTCCGAGGTGACTCGCGTCGCCAAGGAGGTCGGCACCGAGGGCAAGCTGGGCGGTCAGGCCGCGGTGCCCGGGGTCGCTGGCGTGTGGAAGGAGCTCACCGACAACGTGAACGTCCTGGCCGGCAACCTCACCGACCAGGTGCGAAACATCGCCAAGGTGACGACGGCCGTCGCGAATGGAGACCTGTCCCAGAAGATCTCCGTCGAGGCCCGGGGTGAGATTCTCGAGCTCAAGAGCACCATCAACACGATGGTGGACCAGCTCCGCGCCTTCGCCGCCGAGGTGACCCGCGTCGCCAAGGAAGTCGGTACGGACGGCAAGCTGGGCGGTCAGGCCGCGGTGCCCGGCGTCGCCGGCACGTGGAAGGACCTCACCGACAACGTGAACTCGATGGCCTCCAACCTCACCGCGCAGGTGCGAAACATCGCGCTGGTGACCACGGCGGTGGCCAACGGTGACCTCTCCAAGAAGATCACCGTCGACGCCAAGGGTGAGATTCTCGAGCTGAAGGACACCATCAACATCATGGTGGACCAGCTCAACTCGTTCGCCTCGGAAGTGACGCGCGTGGCGCGCGAGGTCGGCACCGAAGGAAAGCTGGGCGGTCAGGCGGAGGTGCGCGGCGTGTCCGGCGTGTGGAAGGACCTCACGGACAACGTGAACTTCATGGCCCGCAACCTCACCACGCAGGTGCGCGGCATCGTCAAAGTCGTGACGGCCGTCGCCAACGGTGACCTCAAGCAGAAGCTGGTGGTCGAGGCGAAGGGCGAGGTGGCCGCGCTCGCGGAGACCATCAACAACATGACGGACACGCTGGGCACCTTCGCCGAGCAGGTGTCCACCGTGGCCCGTGAAGTGGGTGTCGAAGGGAAGCTGGGCGGTCAGGCCCGCGTGCCCGGTGTGGCCGGCACGTGGAAGGACCTCACGGACAACGTGAACTTCATGGCCTCCAACCTCACCACGCAGGTGCGCGGCATCGTGCGCGTGGTGACGGCGGTCGCCAACGGTGACCTCACCCAGAAGCTCATCGTCGACGCGAAGGGCGAGGTCGCCGCGCTCGCGGACACCATCAACAACATGACGGACACGCTGGGCACCTTCGCCGAGCAGGTGTCCACCGTGGCCCGCGAGGTCGGTATCGAAGGGAAGCTGGGCGGCCAGGCCCGTGTGCCCGGCGCGCGCGGCACGTGGCGGCAGCTGACCGACAACGTGAACCAGCTGGCCGGTACGCTGACCAGCCAGCTGCGCGCCATCTCCGACGTGGCCACCGCGGTGACGAAGGGTGACCTCACCCGCAGCATCACCGTCGTCGCCGAGGGCGAGGTCGCCGCGCTGAAGGACAACATCAACCAGATGATCGTCAACCTGCGTGAGACCACGCAGAAGAACCAGGAGCAGGACTGGCTCAAGACGAACCTGGCGAAGTTCAGCGGCATGATGCAGGGCCAGAAGAGCCTGGACGCCGTCAGTCGCCTCATCATGAGCGAGCTGACGCCCCTGGTCTCCGCCCACCACGGCGCGTTCTTCCTGATGGACACCGACTCCGGCACGCCGGTGCTCAAGCTGACCAGCACCTACGCCTACCGGGAGCGCAAGCACATCGCCAACCGCTTCCGGCTGGGCGAGGGGCTCGTCGGTCAGTGCGCCCTGGAGCGCAAGACGATCCTGCTCACCCACGTCCCGCCGGACTACATCACCATCTCCTCCGGCCTGGGTGAGTCCGCCCCGCTCAACATCATCGTCCTGCCCGTCCTCTTCGAGGGCGAGGTCAAGGCCGTCATCGAGCTGGCCTCGTTCCACACCTTCAGCGCCATCCATCAAATCTTCCTGGACCAGCTCACCGAGAGCATCGGCGTGGTCCTGAACATGATCATGGCGAACATGCGCACCGAGCAGCTCCTGCAGCAGTCGCAGGGGCTCACCCAGGAGCTGCAGAGCCAGTCGCGCGAGCTCACCCAGCAGCAGGACGCGCTCAAGCGCAGCAACAGCGAGCTGGAGGACAAGGCGAAGCTGCTCGAGGAGCAGAACCGCCGCGTCGAGGAGAAGAACAACGAGGTGGAGCGCGCCCGCGTCAGCCTGGAGGAGAAGGCCGAGCAGCTCACCGTCATCTCCAAGTACAAGAGCGAGTTCCTGGCCAACATGAGCCACGAGCTGCGCACGCCGCTCAACAGCCTGCTCATCCTGGCGAAGCTCCTGTCCGACAACAAGGACGGCAACCTCTCCACCAAGCAGGTGGAGTACGCCAACACCATCTACGCGTCCGGTGGTGACCTGCTCAGCCTCATCAACGAAATCCTCGACCTGTCCAAGGTGGAGGCCGGCAAGATGCAGGTGGAGCCGCGGGACATCGTCCTCACGGAGCTCAACCAGTTCATCGACCGGGGCTTCCGCCCGGTGGCCGAGCAGAAGAACCTGGCCTTCACGGTGGAGGTGGCGCAGGGCACCCCGCGCGCCATCCGCACCGACCCGCAGCGGCTGCAGCAGGTGCTCAAGAACCTGCTCTCCAACGCCTTCAAGTTCACCGACGAAGGCAGCGTGAAGCTGACGGTGCGGCTGGCCGAGCCGGGCGCGCGGCTGGAGCACGAGGTGCTCCGGCGCTCGCGCTACGTCATCGCCTTCGCGGTGACGGACACGGGCATCGGCATCGCCAAGGACAAGCAGCGGCTCATCTTCGAGGCCTTCCAGCAGGCGGATGGCTCCACCGCGCGCAAGTACGGCGGCACCGGCCTGGGCCTGTCCATCAGCCGCGAAATCGCCAAGCTGCTGGGCGGCGAAATCCACGTGACCAGCGAGCCGCGCAAGGGCAGCACCTTCACGCTGTACCTGCCCCCCGAGTACGTGGGCCCCGAGGACGACGGGCTGCCTGTGCTGCCCCAGGTGCCAGCGCCGCTGGAGCCCATGCCGGCGCGGGGCGGCTTCGTGCCGCAGGAGTCGGCGCCGCCGCCGCCCGCGCCCGTGCCTCCCTCCGCGGCGGAGAGCGCCCACGTGCTGGACGCCGCGCTGCCGCCGCCGGTGGATTCATTGCTGCCGCCGCTCGCGGTGGAGGATGACCGCGACCACATCCGCGAGGGTGACCGCGTCCTGCTCATCATCGAGGACGACCTGAAGTTCGCCCGCATCATGGTGCAGCTGGCGCGCGAGAAGGGCTTCAAGGCCCTGGTCGCCACCCGCGGCGACACCGGCCTGTCCATGGCCAACGAGTTCCAGCCGCACGCGGTGACGCTCGACATCCAGCTGCCCGTGGTGGACGGCTGGAGCGTGCTCGACCGGCTCAAGCGCAACCCGCGCACGCGTCACATCCCCGTGCACATCATCAGCGTCATGGACAAGCACCTGGGCAACGCCCAGGGCGCGTTCGGCTACCTCACCAAGCCCGTCAGCAAGGAAGGCCTGGAGCGGGTGTTCAACCAGCTGGCGCGCTTCCTGGAGCGCAAGGAGCGCAAGCTGCTGCTCGTCGAGGATGACGACGTCCAGCGCAGCAGCCTGGTCAGCCTGCTCGCCGAGGGCGGTGACGTCGTCGTGACGGCGGTGGCCACCGGCCAGGAGGTCCTCCAGAAGCTGGAGGAGGGTGAGTTCGACTGCCTGGTCATCGACCTGCTCTTGCCCGACATGGACGGCATCAAGCTGGTGGAGGAGGTCAAGACCCAGCAGCGCTTCCGGGATTTGCCCATCGTCATCTACACGGGCAAGGAGCTCACGCCCAAGGACGAGGCCCGCCTGCGCCGCTACACCGGCAGCGTCATCCTCAAGAGCGGAACGAAGAGTCCCGAACAGTTGCTCAGCGACACCGCGTTGTTCCTGCACCGGCTGGACCAGAATCTGCCTCCCCGGGCGCGGGCGGCGCTGGCCCAGCGCAACGAGGAGGAGTCCGAGCTTGTTGGCAAGAAGGTGCTCGTCGTCGATGACGACATGCGCAACATCTTCGCCCTCACCAGCGTGCTGGAGAACCACGGCATGCAGGTGGTCTTCGCCGAGAACGGGCGGGCGGCCATCGAGACGCTCGAGCAGCACCGCGACGTGGACGTCGTCCTGATGGACGTGATGATGCCGGAGATGGACGGGTACGAGACCATGCGGGCCATCCGCAAGGACCTCAAGTACGCCAGCCTCCCCATCATCGCCGTGACGGCCAAGGCCCTGAAGGACGACCGGGAGAAGTGCATGGCCGCCGGTGCCAGCGACTACCTGCCCAAGCCGGTGGATACGGACAAGCTCCTGGAGCTCATCCGTCTGTGGGTATCGGCATGA
- the yedA gene encoding drug/metabolite exporter YedA: MTASSAASSLSTPPAPTLTSVPLADAPSPSAPRGRLLLCLVTLYLVWGSTYLAIRWVLQGGMPPFLASGTRFLLAGTLMFAALWLKGTPVPTGRQWGASAVVGTLLLGIGNGGLVFAQQWVPSGVAALVVGSLPMWSALFGGLFGQWPGKLERWGLAVGFGGIVLLNLGGELGGSLLPTLVLLVSPASWALGSVLGRRMPMPTGLMAPAAQMLCGGVLMLLFGLLRGESFDVMPEPRAWAAFAYLVTFGSLVGYSAYAYMMRHASPSLATSYAYVNPVVAVLLGAVFAGESLSPMAWVAMAAILGAVVLLTRKR, from the coding sequence GTGACCGCCTCGTCCGCCGCGTCATCCCTGTCCACCCCTCCCGCCCCCACCCTCACCTCCGTCCCCCTCGCGGACGCGCCCTCCCCGAGCGCACCGCGCGGCCGACTCCTGCTGTGCCTGGTGACGCTGTACCTCGTCTGGGGGTCCACCTACCTGGCCATCCGCTGGGTGCTCCAGGGAGGCATGCCGCCGTTCCTGGCGTCGGGGACGCGGTTCCTGCTGGCGGGGACGCTGATGTTCGCGGCGCTGTGGCTCAAGGGCACACCCGTGCCCACCGGACGCCAGTGGGGCGCGAGCGCGGTGGTGGGCACCCTGCTCCTGGGCATCGGCAACGGGGGACTGGTCTTCGCGCAACAATGGGTGCCCTCGGGCGTGGCGGCGCTGGTGGTGGGCAGCCTGCCCATGTGGTCGGCGCTGTTCGGTGGGCTGTTCGGGCAGTGGCCCGGGAAGCTGGAGCGCTGGGGCCTGGCGGTGGGCTTCGGCGGAATCGTCCTGCTCAACCTGGGAGGTGAGCTGGGCGGCAGTCTGTTGCCCACGCTGGTGCTGCTGGTGTCGCCGGCGAGCTGGGCGCTGGGTTCGGTTCTGGGCCGGCGCATGCCCATGCCCACGGGGCTGATGGCGCCCGCGGCGCAGATGCTGTGCGGCGGCGTGCTGATGCTGCTCTTCGGGCTCTTGCGCGGTGAATCGTTCGACGTGATGCCGGAGCCGCGCGCGTGGGCAGCCTTCGCGTACCTGGTGACGTTCGGCTCGCTGGTGGGCTACAGCGCGTATGCGTACATGATGCGGCACGCGAGCCCCTCGCTCGCGACCAGCTACGCGTACGTCAACCCGGTGGTGGCGGTGCTGCTGGGCGCGGTGTTCGCCGGCGAGTCCCTGAGCCCCATGGCGTGGGTGGCCATGGCCGCGATTCTGGGCGCCGTGGTGCTGCTGACACGCAAGCGCTGA
- the hrcA gene encoding heat-inducible transcriptional repressor HrcA produces the protein MSEELGEREKEVLRAVVQEYISTGGPVGSQQLTRRPGFEVSSATMRNVLADLEELGFLEKPHTSAGRVPTDAGYRFYVDTLVKLKDPTPRDRELIHAGLFHEANLEEMLGEASRILHSLTRHAGVVVTPRPDSAVFRRIEFVRLREDRVLAILVGQSGQVVNKAITVDFPITSDELMRASNFLSELLHEVPLEEARERIRAEMDQEQALYNALTAKALKLGAAATDLPTTERVLIQGTGSFLEAPEFADVERMRALFKALDEKHRLLSLLDRVQRANEMQIFIGAESDFSAAGDVTVIASPYGNQEQVLGTVGVIGPTRMDYRRVIPLVNFTAQVLSRVLEKV, from the coding sequence ATGTCCGAAGAGCTGGGTGAACGCGAGAAGGAAGTCCTGCGAGCCGTGGTGCAGGAGTACATCTCCACGGGCGGGCCGGTGGGCAGCCAGCAGCTCACCCGGCGCCCTGGGTTCGAGGTCTCCTCGGCGACCATGCGCAACGTGCTGGCCGACCTGGAGGAGCTGGGCTTCCTGGAGAAGCCGCACACGTCGGCGGGCCGGGTCCCCACGGATGCGGGCTACCGCTTCTACGTGGACACGCTCGTCAAGCTGAAGGACCCGACGCCCAGGGACAGGGAGCTCATCCACGCGGGCCTGTTCCACGAGGCGAACCTGGAGGAGATGCTGGGCGAGGCGAGCCGCATCCTCCACTCGCTGACGCGGCATGCGGGCGTGGTGGTGACGCCGCGGCCCGACTCGGCGGTGTTCCGGCGCATCGAGTTCGTCCGGCTGCGTGAAGACCGGGTGCTGGCCATCCTCGTCGGGCAGAGCGGGCAGGTGGTCAACAAGGCCATCACGGTGGACTTCCCCATCACCTCGGACGAGCTGATGCGGGCGAGCAACTTCCTGTCGGAGCTGCTGCACGAGGTGCCGCTCGAGGAGGCGCGTGAGCGCATCCGCGCGGAGATGGACCAGGAGCAGGCGCTCTACAACGCGCTGACGGCGAAGGCGCTCAAGCTGGGCGCGGCCGCCACGGACCTGCCGACGACGGAGCGCGTGCTCATCCAGGGCACCGGCTCGTTCCTGGAGGCGCCGGAGTTCGCGGACGTGGAGCGGATGCGCGCGCTCTTCAAGGCGCTCGATGAGAAGCACCGGTTGCTGTCACTGCTGGACCGGGTGCAGCGCGCGAACGAGATGCAGATCTTCATCGGCGCGGAGAGCGACTTCTCGGCCGCGGGTGACGTGACGGTCATCGCCAGCCCCTACGGGAACCAGGAGCAGGTGCTGGGCACGGTGGGCGTCATCGGCCCGACGCGCATGGACTACCGGCGCGTGATTCCGTTGGTGAACTTCACCGCGCAGGTGCTCTCGCGCGTGCTGGAGAAGGTGTAG
- a CDS encoding hybrid sensor histidine kinase/response regulator, with protein sequence MTPSEHISAERPQDSSTRSRASILMVDDHPSNLLALEAILEPLGQELVKATSGEEALKFLLQRDFAVILMDVQMPGLDGFQTATLIKQRERTRTIPIIFLTALSRDAAHIFKGYAHGAVDYLLKPFDPEILRSKVSVFVDLFLKEQQIQRQAALLRQRDREAMERQSELRYRRLTESLPEVMWAARADGSFTYANRAGRDYTGIHEELPLSLGTFLEFVHPVDREEMRQAWETAIRSSQRVEREFRLRRFDGVYRWHLARAVPERDETGHVVGWIAVATDIDDKRRAEEALGRFKMTLDATLDCVLMFSPDSLTLTYANAGAAKQLASTTDELVGLSVLEVEGAFDEAGFRKLLAPLVSGTLPSQTYSTTHRRRDGSEVPVEVVLQFVSAAEGPGRFISVARDITERQRAETALRLASEAKDAFLAAASHELRTPLAAAKGHAHLALLKLGGETEAGPGKSLKIINRQIDRMAKLVEDLLDISRLQAGRLSLELERFDFSQLVHETRDRMAVLSQGHEIQVETPEHLEGIWDRGRLDQVLTNLLSNAIRYSPEGGTVLVRLTSEGSEGVHLSVKDSGVGIPKDKQALIFERFGRAHGSKYGGLGLGLTISQGIVEQHGGRIWVESPGVPGQGSTFNVWLPRETESPGVHHTQPGTRTAS encoded by the coding sequence ATGACGCCTAGCGAACACATCTCCGCCGAACGCCCGCAGGACAGCAGCACCCGTTCCAGGGCGAGCATCCTGATGGTGGACGACCACCCGTCCAACCTGCTGGCGCTGGAGGCCATCCTCGAGCCGTTGGGGCAGGAGCTCGTCAAGGCGACGAGCGGCGAGGAGGCGCTCAAGTTCCTGCTACAGCGCGACTTCGCCGTCATCCTGATGGACGTGCAGATGCCGGGGCTGGATGGCTTCCAGACGGCCACGCTCATCAAGCAGCGCGAGCGCACCCGCACCATCCCCATCATCTTCCTCACCGCGCTCAGCCGCGACGCGGCCCACATCTTCAAGGGCTACGCGCACGGCGCGGTGGACTACCTGCTCAAGCCCTTCGACCCGGAAATCCTCCGCTCGAAGGTCAGCGTCTTCGTGGACCTGTTCCTCAAGGAACAGCAAATCCAGCGACAGGCGGCCTTGCTGCGTCAGCGCGACCGGGAGGCGATGGAGCGCCAGAGCGAGCTGCGCTACCGGCGGCTCACCGAGTCGCTGCCCGAGGTGATGTGGGCGGCGCGCGCGGATGGCTCGTTCACGTACGCGAACCGTGCGGGGCGTGACTACACGGGCATCCACGAGGAGCTGCCGCTGTCGCTCGGCACGTTCCTGGAGTTCGTGCACCCGGTGGACCGGGAGGAGATGCGGCAGGCGTGGGAGACGGCCATCCGCTCCAGTCAGCGGGTGGAGCGCGAGTTCCGCCTGCGCCGGTTCGACGGGGTGTATCGCTGGCACCTGGCGCGCGCGGTGCCGGAGCGGGACGAGACGGGCCACGTGGTGGGGTGGATTGCCGTGGCCACGGACATCGACGACAAGCGCCGCGCCGAGGAGGCGCTGGGGCGCTTCAAGATGACGCTGGACGCGACGCTGGACTGCGTCCTGATGTTCTCGCCGGACTCGCTGACGTTGACGTACGCGAACGCGGGCGCGGCGAAGCAGCTGGCGAGCACCACGGATGAGCTGGTGGGGTTGTCGGTGCTGGAGGTGGAGGGCGCGTTCGACGAGGCGGGCTTCCGCAAGCTCCTGGCGCCGCTGGTGAGCGGGACTCTGCCCAGCCAGACGTACTCCACGACGCACCGGCGGCGGGACGGCAGCGAGGTCCCGGTGGAGGTGGTGCTCCAGTTCGTGTCGGCGGCGGAGGGGCCCGGGCGGTTCATCTCCGTGGCGCGCGACATCACCGAGCGGCAGCGCGCGGAGACGGCGCTGCGGCTGGCGAGCGAGGCGAAGGACGCGTTCCTGGCGGCGGCGAGCCACGAGCTGCGCACGCCGCTGGCGGCGGCCAAGGGCCACGCGCACCTGGCGCTCCTGAAGCTGGGGGGCGAGACGGAGGCGGGGCCGGGCAAGTCGCTCAAAATCATCAACCGCCAGATTGACCGGATGGCGAAGCTGGTCGAGGACCTGCTGGACATCAGCCGGCTGCAGGCGGGGCGACTGTCACTGGAGCTGGAGCGGTTCGACTTCAGTCAGCTGGTGCACGAGACGCGCGACCGCATGGCGGTGTTGTCGCAGGGGCACGAAATCCAGGTGGAGACGCCGGAGCACCTGGAGGGCATCTGGGACCGGGGGCGGTTGGACCAGGTGCTGACGAACCTGCTCTCCAACGCCATCCGCTACTCGCCGGAGGGCGGGACGGTGCTGGTGCGGTTGACGAGCGAGGGGAGCGAGGGCGTGCACCTGTCCGTGAAGGACAGCGGCGTGGGGATTCCCAAGGACAAGCAGGCGCTCATCTTCGAGCGCTTCGGCCGCGCGCACGGCAGCAAGTACGGCGGGCTGGGCCTGGGGCTCACCATCAGCCAGGGCATCGTCGAGCAGCACGGCGGTCGCATCTGGGTGGAGTCCCCGGGAGTGCCGGGACAGGGCTCCACCTTCAACGTGTGGCTGCCGCGCGAGACGGAGTCCCCGGGCGTGCACCACACGCAGCCGGGGACGCGCACGGCGAGCTAG